A window of Devosia chinhatensis genomic DNA:
GACTGTCGATGGTAACGTGACGGTACTTTCCGAGAACCAGTCGATCTATTTGCCACTTGGCTGCGTGCATCGGCTCGCCAACCCTGGAAAGATCGAACTGGAGCTGATCGAGGTCCAAACAGGCTCATATCTCGGCGAAGACGACATCATCCGCATCGAGGACGAATTCGGCAGAACCTGATCGCTCTGACCCTTGCTGAGGACCGAACGGTTCCAGCAAGGGTTGCAACCTCAGCCTTAACCCAGCAACTTACCGGAGCGTGACGTAAACCGTCCCGGGGGTGAGTGACGTCATGTCTGGCCGCCGCAGATTTTCCACCGTCATTTCCGAACGCAGCCTGCTGCGAACGGTGCCGCGCGTTTCGTACATGGTAATAAGAATAGAAGCAGACGTGCACTGCGAATTGCTGCGGTCTCGCGCCGTCGCTCCTGCCCCGGCTTGATAGGCGCAAGTGACGGCAATATCGCATCCCGCCTGCTTGGCCTGAAGGCCTATGGCCGCAAACTGTTTTTGTACGCTTGGAACAATATTGTTGCGGCTGGGTGGTAGATCCGGGAAAGCGTAGGTGCCGGCAATACTGCACGCCGCCTCCTGCGCTACGCTTCCAGAGGCTGCGGCAAATGGAGCCACAACAAGCATGCCCAAAATCGCCAAAGTAGCGGTCTTCATGTCTAGCCTCGCTGTTGTCTGATCATAATGTATCGGAGCATATTGCAAGCCTAATGAAAAGGGCGCGCATGCATGGCTCGCCTTCCTGGCGTGAACGACGGCGAACCCGATCCTAGACTTTAATTATGCCTCTGCTGCCGATTATAAACGCGGCCGAAACAACCGGACGCACAGCGCCCGACACCGCAACTACGGCTGCAACTGAAGGTAGGTCACCTGTGGCCCCGATCACAATCAGGATCGTCATGCCGATGACCAGCGCACCCACGGACAACGACTGCGACACCAGATCAAGGCTAGCCCTTCCACTCATGGTCAGAAAGACCTCCGTCAGTCCTAGAAAATGCCTCAACAGCCTCACCCCTGCAGACAATTGCAGGGCAAAAATAGCGGACGGATCTACGAAAGCTTCGCCGAAAATCGAAAGCAATTGCTGGGGAAAAACGATGAGCAGGGCACACAAGCTCGCGCAGGCTGTGCCGTTGGTCAGCGAACTTGCCAGATAAAGTCGCCGCATCCGTTGCCAATCGGCCTGTCGGTGCGCGGATGCTGCCAGAGGCGAGAAATAAGACGCAAAGACCGCAGAAATCGTCGCGGTCAGGCCAGTGACGCGCAGAATGATGACGAGAAGTCCTGCACTTACCGGACCCGAAACAGCGAATACAACGGCGACCGGCAACGAAAACGCAAGGTTGTTACCGACCTGGACAAGCGAAAGGGTCAGTAATTCTTTCCAGTTCCTGCGCAGACGCGATCTGATTTGTCCTTGAGACAAGGGTCTGCCCTGTCTTGCCCGGCGTATGAACAGCGCAGCAATGATAAGCAGGGCAAAAGCGTACCCCATAGTCGGAATGACTACGTCAAGCGAACCGAAGTCGATGATGGCGACAAGGCCGGTAAAGAGCAGGGTAACGGCGTAAGGCAGGGTGAACTCAAGCATCAGCCCTCTGCTCGATTGCCCCAACCCTTTGAGATACTCCACATAGCATTTGGCCAAGGCATAGGAGAAAACGCCAACTGCAATTGTGACCCAAGCCAATGTCGATTGACGTGCGTTGAGATCATTCGGTGTCAGCAGCCAGAAGATCCCAAAGACTGCCGTGGAAATTGCACCGCCAATTCCCGCGCCGATCAGCGCAAACCGCAGCCAGTCCTGGCGCTGGCGGGACACATCGCGGCCCGGTCGAGACACCACCCGGCGCAGAAGGAAAAACGGACTCCCAATGGTGCCGATTGTTCCGAACAGCATAATGTAGCCCTGCGCGGCCCCCATCAGCCCCACAGCTGCGGGGCCGAGCAATTGCCCGGCCAAAACCTGTGAGAGAAACTGAAAACCGGTACCCGTGAAACGGCCTGCCAGAAGCCCAAATATACGAAGCGCACGCGTGAAAACGCTCTTTAGTGAATGCTTCGGCACGGCGTCCGGCCGACCAGGCAAAGACTGATCAGGCTCCATGACCAAGCCAAGAGAAATTTAGCATGGACCGGGCTTGCAATTGCCTGATGATATCCGGATTACGCCGGGGCTGGTGTGTAAGGGCAGCATGCACAGCAGACGTCAGTGCTGCGCGATCTGCATTCCAGGTAATAGGCTCAAGATTGAAATGGCGCGCCAGCCCATCGACTTTCGTGCTGGACGCGATTGGAACAATGGACGCTCCGCAGAGACTTCCAATGATCAGTGGGTGCATTCTAGAACTGACGACGACAGCCGCCTTCTCATACAGAGCTTCTGCATCTGATGCCGAGTGAAGCAGGACCGGAACGCACATTGTCGGAGCAGCCCTGTGCATGTCCGCGACTAGCCCACCGTCGAATCGATCGCGCCAATCGTGCGCTGCAACGGCAATGGAATAGTCGGGGAACGCCTCGCGAAGCGAAGCAAGCATTTGCAGGTGACGATCAAGGGCCGCATGAATTTCTCCCGGATCGCGATGCACGGCAAAAACAATGGTGCGACGCTCCAGCCCTTGCCGGCCCAATGTCCCCAGAGTCCAAACCACATCCGCAGTGAGATGCGGCTGGTATTTTCCTTTCACCCCGCTTGTCTGGAGATCTCGTAGTGTTGCATCGTCCCTGACAGCCGAAAATGTGCAAAGCCAAAGGATTACACGGACGAGAAACCGCGACAGCACAAACTTGGACACGTCTCGGGATCCCGTTCCGACCATCAGCACACGCCGACCTGACGCCCGAGCCAATAGCGCTGCGCCGAACAGGAAAATAAGGCTCTTCGGAAACGGTCTTCCGTTGAGCAATTGCCCCCCCGCAATCACGAGATCGGCTCGCGAAAGCACCCCAAATAGAGCCCGCCAGTTGTCTGACCGCAGACAACGCCATCCGGCCTGGACGTAATCCTGTGCAGCTTCCGGCGCGATTTTCCGAGACAATGGCAAGACGTTGATATCCGCTTGTCGGTCCCTGCTTGTGATCTGCTGCACTGTCGCGCGCAGGATCATCTCATCACCAGCATTGAGACCGCCAAAGGCCCCGTAGACAACATAGGCGCCCATTCACGAAACCCTGCCGATCAGAAGACGATCAAAGGCCTGTAACTGCGCTTCCGAAGCGCCACGTAACTGCAGGAAGCGGTTGCGTGAGGCCTGCTTTGCCGCATCCAACTGACCGTGGTTAGAAATGAGATCTCGAATGAAGACCGATGTCTCAGTTACAAAGTCTGCATCCGGCGGGACGACCAGACCTCCGGAACTCTCGAGGTCGCCCGGTATGCAGCAGCGTCCATAAGCTGCGACGGGCACACCATTGGCCAGCGCCTCGAGATTGACGATGCCCTGAGTTTCGTTGGCATAGATCGTGGGAAAGACAAACAGGTCCAGCTCAGCAAAAAACTGCTGCTTTCCGGCTTGGTCAAGGAAACCATGCTGAACGATATACTTGATGTATTCGCCGGCACGATCGGAAAAGGACTGCCGGGTTGCGTCGTTGGGAAATGCACCAGCGAGATGAAGACTGGCCTCGATCCCTGCCGCGCGAAGAGCTTTGAGCAGGTCCAGGGCGATGAACAGACCCTTCTCCTCCACAAGCTTCGACATGAACCCGAGCTTGAAGTGGCTATCCGTGCGCGTCGACAGGTCTTGCTCGCCACGCACATGAACAATGTTGGATAGCGCCGCAGTATGGCGGACTTCGGGATAGCGGCGAACTAACGCTTGGCTCATCGCATCGCAAATAGTGAGATGAACTGCCGCGCTGCCCGAGGCCCGGACCAACGCCCGCATCAAAGCGCTGGGCCGGTCGATATGCGCTGCAGTATGATGATGTAGAACGAGCTCCGCACCGCGCAAGCTCGTCAACTGTGCCAATGCAATGGTTACAATCATGCCGCGATTGGCGTCGACCGAGAGATATACCGTATCCGACTTATGTGGACGGACAGCCAACTGATATAAGGCCTTGGCTACGCGAGCTAACCTGATGCCGTAACTGGCAAATCGCTTTTTGACGTTGGCTCGGGAAACATCGAGGCGGACCAATTTTTTCGGCTCGACCTTCAAAGCAAGACGTGAAAACAGGAACTCGGTTGTCACCGTCTGCCCGGTCACCACGCCGGGAAACGGCCCACAAAAGAATATCCGGCCTTCACCCATCAGCTCAACTTGTCCTTGAGCCAGGCCAGTTCATCCATGCGTTCCTGCTCGAGCCAGTCGAGATCAATACGGACCGGCCGGCTCCGAATGTCATGCGCACCAACGCGCGCAAAAAGAGCCTGGCGCGGAGACGGAGTGAACAGCATGGCCTCGCGGCCATAAGCCAGCGCCGCAACGCAGGCATGGACGCGATCGGCGAGGACAAATTCGGAATTGGCGTAGATGTTGAAATAGGTCCACGGCTCGTCGGATGCGACCGCATTGGGATGCTGATAGATTTTGCGGGTCATGTGCGGGTTGAAGCGATGCTCCGGGCGCATGACCATAAGGCCATCCACTTCAACTGGCAGCTTGCGGCGATCCAGCAGGTGGCCCAGATAGGCCACCGCCTTGCCCTTGTGCGAGAAATAATCCTGCACCTTGGGAACATGCAGGTTCCACCATTTGCCGCGATGCTCGAAAGAAAAATTTGCTTCCGGATCTTTGGCCGTTGCGAGGCGAATGTCCGGCTCTGGAAAACGGTCGAAGTTCAGAGCCAGATACCGGTCTATAGCATATTTGAACGGCGTATAGGCTTTGGGGACGAAAAACGCGCTGTCCATGCCGTCATAGAGCGGAATATCCGTCTCCCAGCTTTTCAGGACTTCATAGGAGCGGCTGTCGCGCGTGGAGATGACGGCTGGCTTGAACTCCGCCAGGAAGCTCTTTACCGCCTTAAACTCGGCTTCGTTGTACTTGAAGAAGGCCGCGCCGAGCAAAATGATGCGCGTACCCCGAGCCGCGAGCGCCTTAAGGGTCGGTCGCCAGAGCGCCTCCAGTGACGTCGTCATCAGCGGGCCCTGTAGCACAATGTAGTCGATGTCCAGAAAGCGTAGCATCTCGATATCGTTTCGCGGGTTGCCGGTCGCCTGCTTGTGGAAGGTACGATAGCCCGGCTGATCCTGGATAAACGCCACGTTGTCTTCGCCAAAGACCTGCCGCAGGATCCAGTGCCCACCGATATTGAAAAAGGCGTTGCCGATATTCTGGCCCCAGAAACCGGAGACGAGGGCGATGCGCGGCGCGCTGGTTGTCATGACAAGTACTCTTTACAAAACGGACGCAGACGGTGTGGGATTTGTTGGCAGGGCCATGGTCAAAGTCCGGGATTGTCCCAGCGCGGACTGAACAATATCGACGAACCGGTCGGTTATCGCGTCGATGTCGAAAAGTGTTTCCGCATAAGCACGACCATTGGCGCCGAAACGCTGGCGCAGAGAATCATCCTCAAGCATTTGCCGGGCATTGCTCAATAGGCCATTCAAGTCATCAGGCGCCGACACCATTCCCGCCTCTGCCCGCTGGATATTCATGCTGGCAAGATTGTCCTGCGGTATCGAAGCAAGAATGGCCCGGCCAGCGGCGAGGTAGGAGAGTACCTTGGACGGAACAGAAAAATGTCCAGCATCCTTTTCGATGACGGCATAAAGGATGTCTGCCGAAGCGAGCATACTGGGTAGGTCGTGAACGGCGACCCACGGTCGCACGATCATGTTGTCGAGACCCTCCTTGGCGGCGACGCTCTGCACGTAATCGGCATTGGAGCCTTGCGAGAACAGGTGAACGTCGACATCCAGATTACGCGCCAGATGGAGAAGCATATCCGGATTGTGCTTTCGGGCCAGCGTGCCTGAATAGATGATCCGCTTGCGGCCTGGTCGCAGGTTCTTCATCGCCCAATCATTATCGGGCCGAAGCATCGGAATGTCCTCTAGGGGCGCCCAGTTTTCGATCACCACCATGGACCGTGTGTCCATGCCCCAGCCATTGAGCAGGGATTTGAAGGCATCCGCGATAACGATGACCCGGTCGCTACTTTTGAGAAGCTTGATCTCCAGACGACGATAATAGGCCCCTGCCAGGCGTCCGAGCAGAGCGGACTTCTTGCCGATGATGCGCTCGATCGCTTCGCTGTGGATGTCCTGCAACCAAAAAACGAACTTGGCACCGACCTCTTTACAGGCATCCATCAGATGCTTCTGCACTTCCAGCGGAGAATTAGAGGAGAAGACGATATCCGGTCTCTCAGCCAGAACCTTTGCTGCCGCAATCCGCGCGTACTCAATCTGCTGGCGCTGGCGACGCAGAAGATTATCCTTATCAAAAGGCTCGGAAATTGTGATTTGCTCGGCTCTGAAACCAGTAGGATCGGTACTTTCGCCGTCCACCTTGCCCTTAGGCGTCGCAAATCCACCGAACGAAGCATAGAGAACATCTGCACCGCGTTTTGCCATCGCCCGGGCTATCTGCGCGGTGAAGGCATGACCGCCGTAGTCGTGAAAGAAAATCTTGCAACGCTTGTCAAACGAAGTGCTCATTTGAAGTCATTCGCTTTCTGCCAGCGGCGCAGCGCCTCAGCCAGTGGAAGTTTGAATGTCCAGCCGCGAGAGACAAGTTCGCGTGGATAGATGTTGGTCGACTGAACGAGCTTGCGGACACGCGCTCTGTTGATCGAGGTTTTCAGACCAAGTTTGGCGAGGACTTCGAAGCCCAAGGCGGCCGTGTTGATGATCCAGCCAGGTACCACCACGCCCGGCATCTTGTATCCAGCTGCCTCATGGAATCCCCGATTGATGTCCTCAGTGGTGGTGCGGTCAGGATAGGCGAAAATGAATCGGATGACCGGCTCGTCGAATGCGGCCATATATGCAAAGCACTCCGGCATTTCCTCCACCGGCGCGCAGGCCTTGATCGTGGTCTTGCGAACTGGGTAAACGAAAAGTCCGCGACGCAGCAGGCCTGCCAGACGCTCGAAATTGCCATGCTCGCCCTCGCCGAACGTCACAGCTGGACGCATGATTACAAGGCGCCGAGAGTCTGCGTGCCGCGCCTGCCAATCTTCATGTATTTTTTCCGCCAGCAACTTTGACTTGCCATAGGCGCTTACGGGCTGTGCCACGGTCTGCTCGTCCACAATGTCTTCCTGAGGTCCGTAGATACCCATCGTGGAAGTGAAAAAAATGCGAGTACAGCCCTTGCGCTCTGCAAATCGGCACACTTCGATAGCGCCCCGGACATTAGCCCAGTAATACTCCCAGTCCTCGTGACCGGGAGTGGTATGAACGGCGGCAAAATTATAGATGACGGACTTGCCCTCTACTGCGATGTCAATTGGCTCGCGGACATCGCACCGGACATATTCGGATTTGGCCGTCAGCTCCCTCGGTTCGCGAATATCGGCGAGGATAATCCTCGTCACCGTGTCGTCGAGCGCCAGGTGCCGGGCCAAGTGGGTCCCAAAGAACCCACACCCGCCGAAGATAATGGCCGTTGTGTTCATTGAGCGGCCCCATAATTTTCGAGGAACCAGGCATAGGTGCTGGCGATGCCCTGTTCCAGGTCGATGCGGGGCTTCCAGCCCATGCCGCGCAACTTGTCGGATTGCATCAGCTTGCGCGGCGTTCCGTCGGGCTTGGACAAGTCATGCTGCAACTCTCCTTCAAACCCCACCACGCCGCAAACCATCCGCGTGAGCTCAAGAATGCTGACATCTTCGCCCGACCCGACATTGACGTGCTCGTAATCTGAATAAGACTTGAGGAGAAACACCAACGCGTCGGCACAATCATCGGCGTGAAGAAATTCGCGCCGCGGCGTACCTGTTCCCCAAACTGTCATGGACCTGGCTCCCGCCAGCTTTGCTTCATGGGCCTTGCGAATGAGGGCGGGTAGGACATGGCTGGACGACAGATCAAAATTGTCGCCTGGGCCATAAAGGTTCGTCGGCATGGCCGAGATGTAGTCGCGATTGTGCTGCGTCCGATACGCCTGCGCGAGCTTGATGCCCGCAATCTTGGCAATGGCATACCACTCGTTTGTTGGTTCGAGCGGCCCCGTCAGCAACGCATCTTCCGGAATGGGCTGGGGCGCAAGCTTTGGATAAATACAGGAGGATCCCAGGAACAGCATGCGCTCGACGTCGTTGCGGTGAGCCGCCTCGACAATGTTGGCCTCTATCATGAGGTTGTTGTACAAAAAGTCTGCTGGATAGGAGGCGTTGGCCTGAATACCACCTACCTTGGCTGCCGCCATAACTATGGCATCCGGGCGGGTATCCGCCAGGTATTCCTCGACTTCGGACTGCCGCTTCAGGTCAACCTGAGACCTGCTCGCCGTCAGGACCTCGCATCCTTCCGATTGAAGGCGACGAACCACTGCACTACCAACCATACCTCGGTGCCCAGCAACCCAGACACGTTTGCCGTCGAGCGCGTACATCACGCTT
This region includes:
- a CDS encoding lipopolysaccharide biosynthesis protein codes for the protein MEPDQSLPGRPDAVPKHSLKSVFTRALRIFGLLAGRFTGTGFQFLSQVLAGQLLGPAAVGLMGAAQGYIMLFGTIGTIGSPFFLLRRVVSRPGRDVSRQRQDWLRFALIGAGIGGAISTAVFGIFWLLTPNDLNARQSTLAWVTIAVGVFSYALAKCYVEYLKGLGQSSRGLMLEFTLPYAVTLLFTGLVAIIDFGSLDVVIPTMGYAFALLIIAALFIRRARQGRPLSQGQIRSRLRRNWKELLTLSLVQVGNNLAFSLPVAVVFAVSGPVSAGLLVIILRVTGLTATISAVFASYFSPLAASAHRQADWQRMRRLYLASSLTNGTACASLCALLIVFPQQLLSIFGEAFVDPSAIFALQLSAGVRLLRHFLGLTEVFLTMSGRASLDLVSQSLSVGALVIGMTILIVIGATGDLPSVAAVVAVSGAVRPVVSAAFIIGSRGIIKV
- a CDS encoding polysaccharide pyruvyl transferase family protein, giving the protein MGAYVVYGAFGGLNAGDEMILRATVQQITSRDRQADINVLPLSRKIAPEAAQDYVQAGWRCLRSDNWRALFGVLSRADLVIAGGQLLNGRPFPKSLIFLFGAALLARASGRRVLMVGTGSRDVSKFVLSRFLVRVILWLCTFSAVRDDATLRDLQTSGVKGKYQPHLTADVVWTLGTLGRQGLERRTIVFAVHRDPGEIHAALDRHLQMLASLREAFPDYSIAVAAHDWRDRFDGGLVADMHRAAPTMCVPVLLHSASDAEALYEKAAVVVSSRMHPLIIGSLCGASIVPIASSTKVDGLARHFNLEPITWNADRAALTSAVHAALTHQPRRNPDIIRQLQARSMLNFSWLGHGA
- a CDS encoding glycosyltransferase family 4 protein, producing the protein MGEGRIFFCGPFPGVVTGQTVTTEFLFSRLALKVEPKKLVRLDVSRANVKKRFASYGIRLARVAKALYQLAVRPHKSDTVYLSVDANRGMIVTIALAQLTSLRGAELVLHHHTAAHIDRPSALMRALVRASGSAAVHLTICDAMSQALVRRYPEVRHTAALSNIVHVRGEQDLSTRTDSHFKLGFMSKLVEEKGLFIALDLLKALRAAGIEASLHLAGAFPNDATRQSFSDRAGEYIKYIVQHGFLDQAGKQQFFAELDLFVFPTIYANETQGIVNLEALANGVPVAAYGRCCIPGDLESSGGLVVPPDADFVTETSVFIRDLISNHGQLDAAKQASRNRFLQLRGASEAQLQAFDRLLIGRVS
- a CDS encoding polysaccharide pyruvyl transferase family protein, producing the protein MTTSAPRIALVSGFWGQNIGNAFFNIGGHWILRQVFGEDNVAFIQDQPGYRTFHKQATGNPRNDIEMLRFLDIDYIVLQGPLMTTSLEALWRPTLKALAARGTRIILLGAAFFKYNEAEFKAVKSFLAEFKPAVISTRDSRSYEVLKSWETDIPLYDGMDSAFFVPKAYTPFKYAIDRYLALNFDRFPEPDIRLATAKDPEANFSFEHRGKWWNLHVPKVQDYFSHKGKAVAYLGHLLDRRKLPVEVDGLMVMRPEHRFNPHMTRKIYQHPNAVASDEPWTYFNIYANSEFVLADRVHACVAALAYGREAMLFTPSPRQALFARVGAHDIRSRPVRIDLDWLEQERMDELAWLKDKLS
- a CDS encoding glycosyltransferase family 4 protein, giving the protein MSTSFDKRCKIFFHDYGGHAFTAQIARAMAKRGADVLYASFGGFATPKGKVDGESTDPTGFRAEQITISEPFDKDNLLRRQRQQIEYARIAAAKVLAERPDIVFSSNSPLEVQKHLMDACKEVGAKFVFWLQDIHSEAIERIIGKKSALLGRLAGAYYRRLEIKLLKSSDRVIVIADAFKSLLNGWGMDTRSMVVIENWAPLEDIPMLRPDNDWAMKNLRPGRKRIIYSGTLARKHNPDMLLHLARNLDVDVHLFSQGSNADYVQSVAAKEGLDNMIVRPWVAVHDLPSMLASADILYAVIEKDAGHFSVPSKVLSYLAAGRAILASIPQDNLASMNIQRAEAGMVSAPDDLNGLLSNARQMLEDDSLRQRFGANGRAYAETLFDIDAITDRFVDIVQSALGQSRTLTMALPTNPTPSASVL
- a CDS encoding NAD-dependent epimerase/dehydratase family protein, translating into MNTTAIIFGGCGFFGTHLARHLALDDTVTRIILADIREPRELTAKSEYVRCDVREPIDIAVEGKSVIYNFAAVHTTPGHEDWEYYWANVRGAIEVCRFAERKGCTRIFFTSTMGIYGPQEDIVDEQTVAQPVSAYGKSKLLAEKIHEDWQARHADSRRLVIMRPAVTFGEGEHGNFERLAGLLRRGLFVYPVRKTTIKACAPVEEMPECFAYMAAFDEPVIRFIFAYPDRTTTEDINRGFHEAAGYKMPGVVVPGWIINTAALGFEVLAKLGLKTSINRARVRKLVQSTNIYPRELVSRGWTFKLPLAEALRRWQKANDFK
- the fcl gene encoding GDP-L-fucose synthase, encoding MYALDGKRVWVAGHRGMVGSAVVRRLQSEGCEVLTASRSQVDLKRQSEVEEYLADTRPDAIVMAAAKVGGIQANASYPADFLYNNLMIEANIVEAAHRNDVERMLFLGSSCIYPKLAPQPIPEDALLTGPLEPTNEWYAIAKIAGIKLAQAYRTQHNRDYISAMPTNLYGPGDNFDLSSSHVLPALIRKAHEAKLAGARSMTVWGTGTPRREFLHADDCADALVFLLKSYSDYEHVNVGSGEDVSILELTRMVCGVVGFEGELQHDLSKPDGTPRKLMQSDKLRGMGWKPRIDLEQGIASTYAWFLENYGAAQ